In Geoanaerobacter pelophilus, the following are encoded in one genomic region:
- a CDS encoding response regulator, with amino-acid sequence MGIRVLLVDDHKIVREGLNSLLSRESSIQVVGEADNGRSSIQMTRELTPDVVIMDISMPDMNGIEATQRIRNEMPACKVLALSMHADRRFVIELLKAGANGYMMKDCAADDLVAGIHTVSNGDTYLSPKISNLLVDDYMKRIQDAPLSVASVLSTREREVLQLLAEGNNTKEIAFSLDISIKTVESHRTQIMKKLKVHSIAELTKLAIREGLTSLT; translated from the coding sequence ATGGGAATCAGGGTTTTACTTGTAGATGACCATAAAATAGTAAGGGAAGGGCTTAATTCCTTACTATCTCGGGAAAGCTCGATTCAGGTAGTTGGTGAGGCTGATAATGGTCGGAGTTCCATCCAGATGACACGGGAGTTGACGCCTGATGTGGTGATAATGGATATTTCTATGCCTGATATGAATGGCATAGAGGCTACTCAAAGAATTCGTAATGAAATGCCGGCTTGCAAGGTCCTAGCCTTGTCAATGCACGCTGATCGCAGGTTTGTTATAGAGTTGCTAAAGGCTGGAGCCAACGGCTACATGATGAAAGACTGCGCTGCTGATGATCTTGTTGCAGGGATACATACCGTTTCAAATGGAGATACCTATCTCAGTCCCAAGATTTCCAATCTTCTTGTCGACGATTACATGAAAAGGATTCAGGATGCGCCTTTATCGGTGGCGTCGGTTCTTTCGACACGAGAGCGCGAAGTCCTGCAGTTGCTTGCAGAGGGCAATAATACTAAAGAGATTGCCTTTTCTCTGGACATCAGCATCAAGACCGTTGAATCGCATCGTACCCAGATTATGAAGAAACTCAAGGTCCACAGCATAGCCGAGCTCACAAAGCTTGCTATTCGTGAGGGATTGACGTCGCTAACCTAG